A portion of the Armatimonadota bacterium genome contains these proteins:
- the purD gene encoding phosphoribosylamine--glycine ligase — MRMFVIGGGGREHALVWHLHRHYADAALFCAPGNPGISALATCLPISATDLESLAGAASSLEIDLTIVGPEAPLVAGIADLFEMRGLPVVGPSALASALEGSKVFAKGLMERHRIPTAEHAAFDEPAPALRYLAGASGPVVVKADGLAAGKGVIVCDDRAHARSAVETMMVDHAFGDAGQRIVIEERLEGDEASVFALVDGEAVALLPAAADHKRAHDGDQGPNTGGMGAAAPVPLSRELRERILSEIIQPTARAMCAEGRPYRGVLFAGLMLTSEGPKVLEFNCRLGDPEAQVILPLLETGLPDAFAALREDGLAGDSLSEARGAAVGVVMASGGYPERYETGIPIAGLEQAAEEALVFHSGTSRRDGIVTTGGGRVLTVVGQGGTIGEARASAYRAAGSIRFDGMHYRRDIGARLEAVAQTRGGALPAGRR, encoded by the coding sequence TTGAGAATGTTCGTTATTGGAGGTGGCGGGCGGGAACACGCGCTCGTCTGGCACCTGCATCGGCACTACGCTGACGCCGCCCTCTTTTGCGCCCCAGGAAATCCGGGAATCTCCGCGCTCGCCACCTGCCTGCCGATCTCCGCTACCGACCTGGAGTCGCTCGCAGGCGCGGCCTCATCGCTTGAGATTGATCTGACGATAGTCGGTCCAGAAGCGCCACTGGTCGCCGGCATCGCGGACCTGTTCGAGATGCGCGGCCTGCCTGTTGTCGGCCCGTCCGCTCTGGCCTCGGCACTGGAAGGCAGCAAGGTCTTCGCCAAGGGCCTCATGGAGCGCCACAGGATTCCGACCGCGGAACACGCCGCGTTTGACGAGCCAGCGCCCGCGCTCCGGTATCTCGCGGGCGCCTCCGGCCCGGTCGTCGTGAAGGCCGATGGCCTGGCCGCGGGCAAGGGCGTCATCGTCTGCGATGATCGCGCTCATGCCAGGAGCGCCGTGGAGACGATGATGGTGGACCACGCCTTCGGCGACGCCGGCCAGAGGATCGTGATAGAGGAGCGCCTGGAGGGCGACGAGGCAAGCGTCTTCGCGCTGGTGGACGGTGAGGCAGTTGCGCTGCTGCCGGCGGCGGCGGATCACAAACGGGCGCACGATGGCGACCAGGGCCCCAACACCGGGGGCATGGGAGCAGCGGCGCCGGTTCCCCTGAGCCGGGAACTGCGCGAGCGGATCCTCTCCGAGATCATCCAGCCCACCGCGCGCGCGATGTGCGCGGAAGGCCGCCCGTATCGCGGGGTTCTCTTCGCAGGGCTGATGCTGACCAGCGAAGGTCCCAAGGTGTTGGAGTTCAACTGCCGGCTTGGGGATCCGGAGGCGCAGGTGATCCTGCCGCTTCTGGAGACCGGGCTGCCGGATGCGTTCGCAGCGCTGCGCGAAGACGGGCTTGCAGGAGACAGCCTCTCGGAAGCGCGCGGTGCAGCGGTCGGGGTTGTGATGGCATCGGGCGGCTACCCGGAGCGCTATGAGACCGGGATTCCCATCGCTGGCCTTGAGCAGGCCGCGGAAGAGGCCCTTGTCTTTCACAGCGGCACGAGCCGCCGAGACGGAATCGTCACAACCGGGGGCGGGCGCGTTCTGACGGTGGTCGGTCAGGGCGGGACAATCGGAGAGGCGCGCGCGAGCGCCTACCGTGCCGCCGGCAGTATCCGTTTCGATGGGATGCACTACCGGCGGGACATAGGCGCACGGCTGGAAGCCGTAGCCCAGACCCGCGGCGGCGCATTGCCAGCGGGCAGGAGGTAG